In one Culex quinquefasciatus strain JHB chromosome 2, VPISU_Cqui_1.0_pri_paternal, whole genome shotgun sequence genomic region, the following are encoded:
- the LOC6044462 gene encoding transmembrane protein 53-B, whose translation MSSGGVAYSRVDDYPMDDSLEYFIKFPSPNFKTDTQDAESDYVFVCNETNVPIVLLLGWAGCQDRYLMKYSKIYEDRGLITIRYTAPVENLFWKRSGMDQIGEKILKLIYDMNFDSHPLIFHVFSNGGAFLYQHIALSNRKSKTPVQICGMIFDSAPGDRRILGLSRAITAIFGKERYCNSLFSALLTISIIFLWTLEDVFNYVWNFIRPSGYEVQTNPSHNLKFESNAWPQLFLYSREDRLIPYTDIEKFASYRRKVGVDVRMVCFERSEHVKHYIRHPQQYVYSVCKFINDCLTTHYNKYHD comes from the exons GTGGATGATTATCCGATGGACGATTCGCTGGAGTATTTCATCAAGTTTCCGTCGCCAAACTTTAAAACCGACACGCAGGACGCGGAATCGGACTACGTGTTTGTTTGCAACGAGACCAATGTTCCGATTGTGCTTTTGCTGGGCTGGGCCGGCTGTCAGGACCGGTATTTGATGAAGTACTCGAAAATCTACGAAGATCGGGG GTTGATAACCATTCGGTACACCGCCCCAGTCGAGAACCTCTTCTGGAAGCGGTCCGGAATGGACCAAATTGGGGAAAAGATCTTGAAGCTGATCTACGACATGAACTTTGACAGCCACCCACTAATTTTCCACGTGTTCTCCAACGGAGGCGCCTTCCTGTATCAGCACATTGCGCTCTCCAACCGGAAGTCAAAGACTCCGGTTCAAATCTGCGGAATGATTTTCGACTCGGCACCCGGAGATCGACGCATTTTGGGCCTCAGTCGAGCAATAACGGCCATTTTCGGGAAGGAGCGATACTGCAATTCCCTGTTTTCGGCTCTCCTCACGATAAGCATTATCTTCCTGTGGACGCTGGAGGACGTATTCAACTACGTTTGGAACTTTATACGTCCCAGCGGGTACGAGGTACAGACGAACCCTTCgcacaatttaaagtttgaaagcAATGCTTGGCCGCAGCTGTTTCTGTACTCGCGGGAGGATCGGTTGATTCCATATACG GACATTGAAAAGTTCGCCAGCTACCGGCGGAAGGTCGGCGTGGACGTCCGGATGGTGTGCTTCGAGCGGTCGGAACACGTCAAGCACTACATCCGCCACCCCCAGCAGTACGTGTACAGCGTGTGCAAGTTCATCAACGACTGTCTGACCACGCACTACAACAAATATCACGACTAG